A region of Dioscorea cayenensis subsp. rotundata cultivar TDr96_F1 chromosome 5, TDr96_F1_v2_PseudoChromosome.rev07_lg8_w22 25.fasta, whole genome shotgun sequence DNA encodes the following proteins:
- the LOC120261938 gene encoding peptidyl-prolyl cis-trans isomerase FKBP16-1, chloroplastic isoform X1 codes for MMEGACMVVNRAFLWSSPRETRLIEKLGVKDVWIKGLSYDSMSRVSRRRFISQFVGFGGAFLYVSPVLPAPMLEKESDVIRYRKLSNGVKIQDIVKGEGIEAHEGDLVEVNYVCRRSNGYFVHSTVDQFSGESRPVKLPLDDAEIIQGLKDVLVGMKVGGKRRALIPPEVGYVSENLKPIPDEFGPRRSLLSHAKEPLIFEVQLLKVL; via the exons ATGATGGAAGGAGCTTGCATGGTCGTCAATAGAGCCTTCCTCTGGTCTTCTCCACG TGAAACCAGATTGATTGAGAAATTAGGAGTGAAGGATGTTTGGATAAAGGGGTTGTCATATGATTCAATGAGTAGAGTATCAAGGAGAAGGTTCATATCACAATTTGTGGGTTTTGGTGGAGCTTTTCTGTATGTTAGTCCTGTTCTTCCTGCCCCAATGCTGGAGAAGGAATCTGATGTTATTCG GTACCGGAAGCTGAGTAATGGAGTTAAGATTCAAG ATATTGTCAAAGGGGAAGGAATAGAGGCACATGAAGGGGACTTAGTTGAAGTTAATTATGTTTGTCGACGCTCTAATGGGTACTTTGTTCATAG CACTGTGGATCAATTCAGTGGTGAGAGCAGACCTGTTAAACTTCCTCTGGATGATGCAGAG ATTATTCAGGGTTTGAAAGATGTTTTGGTTGGAATGAAGGTTGGAG GTAAAAGAAGAGCACTGATACCTCCAGAGGTGGGATATGTCAGTGAAAACTTGAAACCAATCCCTGATGAG TTTGGCCCAAGGAGAAGCCTTCTCTCTCATGCAAAGGAGCCATTAATTTTCGAGGTTCAACTCTTGAAGGTCTTATGA
- the LOC120261938 gene encoding peptidyl-prolyl cis-trans isomerase FKBP16-1, chloroplastic isoform X2, translating to MMEGACMVVNRAFLWSSPRLIEKLGVKDVWIKGLSYDSMSRVSRRRFISQFVGFGGAFLYVSPVLPAPMLEKESDVIRYRKLSNGVKIQDIVKGEGIEAHEGDLVEVNYVCRRSNGYFVHSTVDQFSGESRPVKLPLDDAEIIQGLKDVLVGMKVGGKRRALIPPEVGYVSENLKPIPDEFGPRRSLLSHAKEPLIFEVQLLKVL from the exons ATGATGGAAGGAGCTTGCATGGTCGTCAATAGAGCCTTCCTCTGGTCTTCTCCACG ATTGATTGAGAAATTAGGAGTGAAGGATGTTTGGATAAAGGGGTTGTCATATGATTCAATGAGTAGAGTATCAAGGAGAAGGTTCATATCACAATTTGTGGGTTTTGGTGGAGCTTTTCTGTATGTTAGTCCTGTTCTTCCTGCCCCAATGCTGGAGAAGGAATCTGATGTTATTCG GTACCGGAAGCTGAGTAATGGAGTTAAGATTCAAG ATATTGTCAAAGGGGAAGGAATAGAGGCACATGAAGGGGACTTAGTTGAAGTTAATTATGTTTGTCGACGCTCTAATGGGTACTTTGTTCATAG CACTGTGGATCAATTCAGTGGTGAGAGCAGACCTGTTAAACTTCCTCTGGATGATGCAGAG ATTATTCAGGGTTTGAAAGATGTTTTGGTTGGAATGAAGGTTGGAG GTAAAAGAAGAGCACTGATACCTCCAGAGGTGGGATATGTCAGTGAAAACTTGAAACCAATCCCTGATGAG TTTGGCCCAAGGAGAAGCCTTCTCTCTCATGCAAAGGAGCCATTAATTTTCGAGGTTCAACTCTTGAAGGTCTTATGA
- the LOC120261937 gene encoding LOW QUALITY PROTEIN: 110 kDa U5 small nuclear ribonucleoprotein component CLO-like (The sequence of the model RefSeq protein was modified relative to this genomic sequence to represent the inferred CDS: deleted 3 bases in 3 codons) produces MDDSLYDEFGNYIGPEIPSEDDSPAASDDDAANSDDGDVSDRRSPSPAAPGGWLSKPALEDAMDTDEPPPSQIVLAEDKKYYPTAEEVYGEGVEALVMDEDEQPLEMPIIKPVRNVRFEVGVKDSSTYVTTEFLLGLASNPALVRNVALVGHLQHGKTVFMDMLVEQTHEISTFDIEGERHMRYTDTRIDEQERKISIKAVPMSLVLEDSNAKSYLCNIMDTPGHVNFSDEMTAALRLADGAVLVVDAADGVMVNTERALRHAIQERLPIVVVINKVDRLITELKLPPTDAYFKLRHTLEVINDLISSFSVKAGGTQIVDPVAGNVCFASASAGWSFTLQSFAKLYVKLHGIPFDANKFASRLWGDLYYHPDSRTFKKKALPGGGERSFVQFILEPLYKIYSQVIGEHKKSVEATLAELGVTLPNAAYKWNVRPLLRLACSSVFGSATGFTDMLVQHIPSARDAAGRKVEHIYTGPQDSNIAEAMKDCDPYGPLMVNITKLYPKSDCSVFDAFGRVYSGTIQTGQTLRVLGEGYSPDDEEDMTVKEVTKLWVYQARYRIPISKAPAGSWVLIEGVDASIMKTATLCPIDMDEDVYIFRPLRFNTLPVVKTATEPLNPSELPKMVEGLRKISKSYPLAITKVEESGEHTILGTGEIYLDSIMKDLRELYSEVEVKVADPVVSFCETVVETSSMKCFAETPNKRNKITMIAEPLERGLAEDIENGAVDLDSPQQTVTKFFQTKYEWDLLAARGLWAFGPDKQGPNILLDDSLSSEVDKNLLHAVKDSIVQGFQWGAREGPLCDEPIRNVKFKILHASIAQEPLHRGGGQIIPTARRVVYSAFLMATPRLMEPVYYVEIQTPIDCVSAIYTVLSRRRGHVTADVPKPGTPAYIVKAFLPVIESFGFETDLRYHTQGQAFCLSVFDHWAIVPGDPLDKSIVLRPLEPAPIQHLAREFMVKTRRRKGMSEDVSINKFFDEAMVVELAQQAADLHLQMM; encoded by the exons ATGGATGACAGTCTCTACGACGAGTTCGGCAACTACATCGGCCCCGAGATCCCCTCCGAAGATGATTCACCCGCCGCCTCCGACGATGACGCCGCCAATTCCGACGATGGCGACGTCTCCGACAGGCGCTCCCCCTCTCCTGCAGCTCCTGGTGGCTGGCTTTCCAAGCCCGCTCTTGAGGATGCCATGGATACCGACGAGCCGCCGCCGTCGCAGATCGTTCTTGCTGAGGACAAGAAGTACTACCCCACTGCCGAGGAGGTCTACGGCGAGGGCGTGGAAGCCCTTGTCATGGACGAGGACGAGCAGCCCCTCGAGATGCCCATCATTAAGCCCGTCCGCAACGTCCGCTTTGAGGTTGGTGTCAAGGACTCGTCCACGTACGTCACGACGGAGTTCTTGCTAGGGTTGGCCTCGAATCCGGCACTGGTGCGCAACGTGGCGCTGGTGGGGCATTTGCAGCACGGGAAGACGGTGTTCATGGACATGCTTGTGGAGCAGACACATGAGATCTCGACGTTTGACATCGAGGGGGAGCGCCATATGAGGTATACCGACACTAGGATTGACGAGCAGGAGCGGAAGATATCAATCAAGGCGGTGCCCATGTCGCTGGTGCTGGAAGATAGCAACGCAAAATCCTATCTTTGTAATATCATGGACACGCCTGGTCATGTGAACTTCTCTGATGAGATGACTGCTGCACTTCGGCTTGCTGATGGCGCTGTGCTCGTTGTTGATGCTGCGGATGGAGTTATG GTAAACACAGAGAGGGCTCTGCGACATGCAATTCAAGAAAGACTTCCCATTGTAGTTGTTATAAACAAA GTTGACAGGCTGATAACAGAACTTAAGCTGCCCCCAACAGATGCTTATTTCAAGCTGCGCCACACACTAGAAGTTATCAATGATTTGATATCTTCATTCTCGGTTAAGGCAGGAGGCACGCAAATAGTTGATCCTGTAGCTGGAAATGTTTGCTTTGCAAGTGCAAGTGCTGGGTGGTCTTTCACCTTGCAGTCTTTTGCTAAATTATATGTGAAACTCCACGGTATCCCATTCGATGCAAACAAGTTTGCATCCCGCCTGTGGGGAGACCTGTATTATCATCCTGACTCTAGGACCTTTAAGAAGAAGGCCCTTCCAGGTGGAGGCGAGAGATCTTTTGTTCAGTTCATTCTTGAACCATTATACAAAATTTACAGCCAAGTTATTGGGGAGCACAAAAAGAGTGTAGAGGCAACACTTGCAGAACTAGGTGTTACACTGCCCAATGCAGCTTATAAATGGAATGTT CGGCCTTTATTGCGGTTGGCATGCAGCTCTGTGTTCGGATCTGCTACTGGATTTACAGATATGCTTGTGCAGCATATTCCTTCTGCCAGAGATGCTGCTGGAAGG AAGGtagaacatatatatacagGTCCTCAAGACTCCAATATTGCTGAGGCTATGAAAGATTGTGATCCTTATGGGCCTCTCATGGTCAATATAACCAAGTTATATCCCAAGTCTGACTGCAGTGTATTTGATGCATTTGGGCGAGTTTATAGTGGCACTATTCAGACTGGTCAGACATTACGTGTACTGGGAGAAGGATATTCAcctgatgatgaagaagatatgACTGTCAAAGAAGTAACTAAATTATGGGTGTATCAGGCTCGATACCGCATCCCCATTAGCAAAGCACCTGCTGGTTCATGGGTTCTAATCGAAGGTGTGGATGCATCAATCATGAAGACTGCAACTCTATGTCCCATTGATATGGATGAAGATGTCTACATC TTTAGGCCTCTTCGTTTCAACACATTACCTGTCGTGAAGACCGCAACGGAACCATTGAACCCAAGTGAACTACCCAAGATGGTGGAAGGTCTCAGGAAAATTAGTAAGAGCTATCCTCTTGCCATCACAAAAGTTGAGGAGTCTGGGGAGCATACTATCTTGGGAACTGGGGAAATTTATTTGGATTCCATTATGAAAGACCTTAGAGAGCTTTACTCTGAAGTGGAAGTGAAG GTGGCAGATCCTGTGGTCTCTTTTTGTGAAACAGTTGTTGAGACATCATCCATGAAATGTTTTGCAGAAACTCCTAACAAGAGAAATAAAATCACTATG ATTGCAGAGCCTCTGGAGAGGGGATTGGCAGAGGATATTGAGAATGGGGCTGTAGACCTTGACTCGCCACAGCAAACAGTCACCAAATTCTTCCAGACAAAATATGAGTGGGATTTGCTTGCAGCAAGGGGCCTGTGGGCGTTTGGACCTGATAAGCAG GGCCCAAATATCTTATTGGATGATAGTCTTTCTAGTGAAGTTGATAAAAACTTATTACATGCTGTAAAGGACTCTATTGTTCAGGG CTTCCAATGGGGTGCCCGTGAAGGGCCTCTTTGTGATGAGCCCATCCGAAatgtaaaattcaaaatattacatGCATCAATTGCTCAAGAACCATTGCATAGAGGTGGTGGCCAGATCATCCCCACTGCAAGGCGAGTTGTTTACTCTGCGTTTCTCATGGCAACTCCCCGGCTTATGGAGCCTGTTTACTATGTAGAG ATTCAAACACCAATAGATTGTGTCTCTGCCATATACACAGTATTGTCTCGGAGACGTGGGCATGTAACAGCTGATGTCCCTAAGCCAGGCACCCCTGCTTACATTGTGAAG GCATTTTTGCCGGTGATTGAATCATTTGGCTTCGAGacagacctgaggtatcatacACAGGGGCAAGCATTTTGCCTTTCTGTATTTGATCACTGGGCTATAGTTCCCGGTGATCCGCTTGACAAGAGCATTGTCCTCCGGCCCCTTGAACCTGCACCAATTCAGCACCTTGCGCGTGAGTTTATGGTGAAAACCAGACGCAGAAAG GGTATGAGCGAGGATGTGAGCATTAACAAGTTCTTTGATGAGGCCATGGTTGTTGAGCTTGCTCAGCAGGCTGCTGATCTTCATCTACAGATGATGTAA
- the LOC120261939 gene encoding LOW QUALITY PROTEIN: regulatory protein RecX (The sequence of the model RefSeq protein was modified relative to this genomic sequence to represent the inferred CDS: deleted 1 base in 1 codon) produces MWRIWQLNCFAGRAFTALELRKKLHGKRYPLHIIDSVIADVKCKGLLNDDFYAESFSRSRWLTANWGPRRIKQALAQKGVSETVANKATKQVFEEDDPDMSNQDMLHGMSKSSMDRLFVQASKQWLRGQDASPEKRKARIIRWLQYRGFSWGVTGFILKKLQSQFPP; encoded by the exons ATGTGGAGAATTTGGCAATTGAATTGCTTTGCAGGAAG AGCATTTACAGCACTTGAGCTGCGAAAGAAACTACATGGGAAAAGATATCCTCTTCATATCATTGACTCTGTCATAGCAGATGTAAAGTGCAA GGGTTTGCTGAATGATGACTTT TATGCTGAGTCATTCTCTCGATCTCGATGGCTGACTGCAAATTGGGGCCCAAGGCGAATAAAACAA GCCCTTGCTCAGAAAGGTGTGAGCGAGACCGTCGCTAACAAAGCAACAAAGCAGGTTTTCGAGGAGGACGATCCAGATATGAGCAACCAGGACATGCTGCATGGAATGTCCAAGTCTTCAATGGATCGCCTGTTTGTTCAGGCCTCGAAGCAGTGGTTGCGAGGCCAGGATGCATCACCAGAGAAGCGGAAAGCTAGGATCATAAGATGGCTCCAGTACCGTGGATTCAGCTGGGGAGTTACCGGCTTCATACTGAAGAAACTTCAGTCACAATTCCCACCATGA